A window of Formosa sp. Hel1_31_208 contains these coding sequences:
- a CDS encoding nuclear transport factor 2 family protein: MNELIHKFYKAFTELDAETMASCYHAEVVFEDPAFGKLKGEHAGNMWRMLCASQKGKDFRVTYSDIQTNKHSGSASWQAFYTFSKTGSEVHNSIVAQFEFKDGSIIKHTDQFNLHKWAKQALGFKGFLLGGTSFFRNKLQRQTNILLKAFEDSL; encoded by the coding sequence ATGAATGAACTTATTCATAAGTTTTATAAAGCTTTTACTGAACTTGATGCAGAAACAATGGCATCATGTTATCATGCTGAAGTCGTTTTTGAAGATCCAGCCTTTGGTAAATTAAAAGGTGAGCATGCTGGTAATATGTGGCGCATGTTATGTGCATCTCAAAAAGGCAAAGACTTTAGAGTTACGTATTCAGATATCCAAACCAATAAACACTCTGGAAGTGCTTCATGGCAAGCTTTCTATACATTTAGTAAAACCGGCAGTGAGGTACATAATTCAATTGTGGCTCAGTTTGAGTTCAAAGATGGTAGTATTATCAAGCACACCGACCAATTTAATCTCCATAAATGGGCCAAACAAGCCTTAGGTTTTAAAGGGTTTTTATTAGGAGGAACCTCGTTTTTTAGAAACAAATTACAAAGACAGACCAATATTCTTTTGAAGGCTTTCGAAGATTCATTATAA
- a CDS encoding HAD family hydrolase: MKKDYEHIKVIGFDADDTLWVNETYFRDAELEFAKLLSSYETANKIDQELFKMEMKNLSLYGYGIKGFVLSMVEMAIELSDHTISVDTVSRILDLGKNMLNKPVELLDGVEDILKTLSKTHRLILVTKGDLLDQERKLEKSDLTSYFHHIEVLSDKQPANYSKLLDHLDIKPAEFLMVGNSLKSDILPIVQIGAKAIHVPFHTTWLHEQVHENQTKRSDYKTISSLTELKDVLG; this comes from the coding sequence TTGAAGAAAGATTACGAACATATTAAAGTTATAGGTTTTGATGCAGATGATACATTGTGGGTCAATGAGACCTATTTTCGAGATGCCGAATTAGAGTTTGCAAAATTATTGTCGTCTTATGAAACCGCTAATAAAATTGATCAAGAATTATTTAAAATGGAAATGAAAAACCTTTCGTTGTATGGCTATGGGATTAAAGGTTTTGTATTATCTATGGTTGAGATGGCTATTGAATTATCTGACCATACGATTTCTGTAGACACCGTGAGTAGAATTCTTGATTTAGGTAAAAATATGCTCAACAAACCTGTGGAACTTTTAGACGGCGTAGAAGACATTTTAAAAACACTTTCAAAGACACATCGCTTGATTTTAGTGACCAAAGGAGATTTGTTAGATCAGGAACGAAAATTAGAAAAGTCAGATTTGACCTCATATTTTCATCACATTGAAGTATTGAGTGATAAGCAACCTGCAAATTATTCTAAATTATTAGATCATTTAGATATCAAACCTGCAGAGTTTTTGATGGTTGGGAATTCATTAAAATCAGATATTTTACCAATTGTTCAAATTGGTGCAAAAGCTATACATGTGCCTTTTCATACAACGTGGTTGCATGAACAGGTTCATGAAAATCAGACAAAACGATCAGATTATAAGACAATATCAAGCTTAACAGAACTAAAAGACGTATTAGGCTAA
- a CDS encoding DUF349 domain-containing protein — protein sequence MSEKENLQDADGTIETNTTETPQTSNEANPSEELIPEDSKKSTEVDQTADAVDDVTETNLEKTEAVKPETQEDTPESEKSDKPIERTEEAHTETVEDTAEVHAKNLETVETTTTDTVKETKMADAHVEEIEESNAEDAEDETNAERHELESKDYHAMTMEQLTTELELLVENHKIQNIKAQVEEVKSEFNSKFDALLDEKKEEFLSEGGNEIDFYYSSPIKKKFNAVFKTYRNNLNAYYKERENNLKGNLENRLQIIEEIKSLINVEENINNTYKHFKDLQEQWRNAGPIPRDRYNNAWNSYHHHVEIFYDFLHLNRDLRDMDFKHNLEQKTKIIERAEELAQDDNINRSFRELQVLHKLWKEDLGPVAKAHREEIWERFSRATKTIHDKRQAYYEDLDKARETNLVKKEEIILKIEEIAAEDVSSHQSWQKKIKSIEALREDFFNAGKVPQKVNEATWSKFKSAVRTFNRNKNAYYKHLKKDQYENLEKKKALIQIALDNKNNEDFAATTPLMKKIQNDWKKIGHVPRKDSDKVWKEFKGACNAYFDRLHAERNEANKELMVAYEQKNALLTEVKGLELSGKPEQDIATIKEKISMWKAIGHVPSNKRYIDGKFNKALDALFGKLDMDKAKLEMIRFENKLENLAQPNDTRLLDNEQNFIRKKITEIKGEINQLENNMQFFSNVDETNPLVKDVIKNIDKHKQGLSVWQEKLKKIKSMY from the coding sequence ATGTCTGAGAAGGAAAACCTGCAAGATGCAGACGGAACGATTGAAACAAATACTACTGAAACGCCTCAAACTTCAAATGAGGCAAACCCATCTGAGGAATTAATTCCTGAAGATTCTAAAAAATCTACAGAAGTCGACCAAACTGCAGACGCAGTAGACGATGTCACGGAAACTAATTTAGAGAAAACAGAAGCGGTTAAACCCGAAACCCAAGAAGATACGCCTGAAAGCGAAAAAAGTGATAAGCCTATCGAAAGGACTGAAGAAGCTCATACTGAAACTGTTGAAGATACTGCTGAAGTTCATGCAAAAAATCTTGAGACAGTTGAGACTACCACTACAGATACGGTGAAAGAGACTAAAATGGCAGATGCACATGTTGAGGAGATTGAAGAATCTAATGCAGAAGACGCTGAAGATGAAACCAATGCTGAACGCCATGAATTAGAGTCTAAAGACTATCATGCAATGACTATGGAGCAACTAACTACAGAATTAGAGCTGCTCGTTGAGAATCATAAAATACAGAATATCAAAGCTCAAGTAGAAGAGGTGAAATCGGAGTTTAATTCTAAATTCGACGCCTTACTAGATGAGAAAAAAGAAGAGTTTCTGAGCGAAGGTGGTAATGAAATTGATTTCTATTACTCCTCTCCTATTAAGAAAAAATTCAATGCAGTTTTCAAGACCTATAGAAATAATTTAAACGCTTATTATAAAGAGCGTGAAAATAATTTAAAGGGGAATCTTGAAAATCGTTTACAGATTATAGAAGAAATTAAAAGCTTAATAAACGTTGAGGAAAATATAAACAACACCTACAAGCATTTTAAAGACTTACAAGAACAGTGGCGTAATGCTGGACCAATTCCAAGAGATCGTTATAACAATGCCTGGAATTCATATCACCATCATGTCGAAATCTTTTATGACTTTCTACATTTAAATCGCGACTTACGCGATATGGATTTCAAACATAATCTTGAGCAAAAAACCAAGATTATTGAGCGTGCAGAAGAATTAGCTCAAGATGACAATATAAATCGTTCGTTTAGAGAGTTACAAGTGCTACATAAACTATGGAAGGAAGATCTTGGACCGGTGGCTAAAGCCCACAGAGAAGAAATCTGGGAACGTTTTAGCCGCGCTACAAAAACGATTCATGACAAACGCCAGGCTTATTACGAAGATTTAGACAAGGCTAGAGAAACTAACCTTGTAAAGAAAGAAGAAATAATTTTAAAAATTGAGGAGATTGCAGCAGAGGACGTAAGCTCTCATCAATCATGGCAAAAGAAAATCAAATCTATTGAAGCTTTAAGAGAAGACTTTTTTAATGCGGGTAAAGTCCCTCAAAAAGTTAATGAAGCTACTTGGTCTAAATTCAAATCTGCGGTTAGAACATTCAATAGAAATAAGAATGCATACTACAAGCATTTGAAAAAAGACCAATACGAAAATCTTGAGAAAAAGAAGGCGCTTATTCAAATTGCATTAGATAATAAAAATAACGAGGATTTTGCAGCCACGACGCCTTTAATGAAAAAGATTCAGAATGATTGGAAGAAAATTGGTCATGTCCCACGAAAAGACAGTGATAAAGTCTGGAAAGAATTCAAAGGCGCATGCAATGCTTATTTCGACAGGTTGCATGCCGAACGCAATGAAGCCAATAAAGAACTAATGGTAGCGTATGAACAAAAAAACGCTCTATTAACTGAAGTTAAAGGCTTAGAATTGTCGGGCAAACCAGAACAAGATATCGCAACGATTAAAGAAAAAATTTCGATGTGGAAAGCCATTGGTCATGTACCCTCTAACAAACGATATATTGATGGTAAGTTCAATAAAGCATTGGATGCCTTATTTGGGAAGCTTGATATGGACAAAGCTAAATTAGAGATGATTAGGTTTGAAAACAAACTAGAAAATTTAGCACAGCCTAATGACACGAGATTATTGGATAACGAACAAAACTTTATTAGGAAGAAAATCACTGAAATTAAGGGAGAAATTAATCAATTAGAAAACAATATGCAGTTTTTCTCGAATGTAGACGAAACTAACCCTTTAGTGAAAGATGTCATAAAAAATATCGATAAACACAAGCAAGGATTGTCGGTATGGCAAGAGAAATTGAAGAAAATTAAATCTATGTATTAA
- a CDS encoding shikimate dehydrogenase — protein sequence MNRLGLVGKNISYSFSKSYFKKKFEDLELPFSYENFDIENISQFPKLIENNSDVIGFNVTIPYKESIIPYLDVLDKKAKRIGAVNTITIAKNGKIKGYNTDCYGFKKSIEPLLKKHHEKALILGTGGASKAIVYALKELKIKFEFVSRTTKKGIKFTYDSLTVDDIKSFNIIINCTPIGTFPNVNACPDIPYDGITEAHLLYDLIYNPEETKFMRLGKAQKAQTTNGYEMLVLQAEKAWQIWNASN from the coding sequence ATGAATCGATTAGGTCTTGTTGGAAAAAACATATCATACTCCTTTTCTAAATCTTATTTCAAAAAGAAATTTGAAGACCTTGAGCTGCCTTTTAGCTATGAGAACTTTGATATTGAAAATATATCTCAGTTTCCGAAGCTTATAGAGAATAACTCTGATGTTATTGGTTTTAATGTCACAATTCCTTACAAAGAAAGTATTATCCCGTATCTAGATGTACTCGATAAAAAAGCTAAGAGAATTGGTGCGGTTAATACCATTACTATAGCTAAAAACGGAAAAATAAAAGGGTACAATACCGATTGCTATGGGTTTAAAAAATCAATTGAGCCCTTATTGAAGAAACACCATGAAAAAGCACTTATCCTGGGAACTGGTGGTGCATCTAAAGCCATTGTTTACGCTCTTAAAGAACTAAAAATTAAATTTGAATTTGTGTCAAGAACAACTAAAAAAGGTATAAAATTTACTTATGACTCCTTAACTGTTGATGACATAAAATCCTTTAACATCATCATAAATTGTACTCCAATAGGCACATTTCCAAACGTTAATGCTTGTCCAGATATCCCATATGACGGTATTACTGAAGCACACCTTTTGTATGATTTAATCTATAATCCGGAAGAGACAAAATTTATGAGATTAGGAAAAGCTCAAAAAGCGCAAACTACTAACGGATACGAAATGCTCGTGTTACAGGCAGAAAAAGCATGGCAAATTTGGAATGCTTCCAATTAA
- a CDS encoding aspartate aminotransferase family protein translates to MKEDFFKYQAQTTPHPLAMTVSHAEGSYIYDTNNKAYLDFVAGVSACSLGHKHPKVIDAIKQQLDKYLHVMVYGEYIQEPAVELTKLLASHLPENLEKTYLTNSGTEAIDGAMKLARRATGRSEIIAAHHAYHGNTMGALSVMGYEERKRAFRPLIPDVRFIHFNRIADISQITSKTAAVLLETIQGGAGFIEPKDGYLAKVKAKCDAVGALLILDEIQPGIGRTGKLFGFEHFNCIPDILVTGKGLGGGMPIGAFTASAKYMNLLQDNPKLGHITTFGGHPVIAAAALATLKEITTSNLMNDVLVKEQLIRQHLQHPLISEIRGRGLMLAAITHSPDITNEVILRCQEQGLILFWLLFEPKAIRITPPLTISKAEIIKGCKIITQVLESISS, encoded by the coding sequence ATGAAAGAAGATTTTTTCAAATATCAAGCGCAAACAACACCACACCCTTTAGCCATGACCGTATCTCATGCGGAAGGTTCTTATATTTACGATACTAATAATAAAGCCTATTTAGATTTTGTAGCTGGTGTTTCTGCCTGCAGTCTGGGTCATAAACATCCTAAAGTAATTGATGCCATAAAACAGCAATTGGATAAATATCTTCATGTGATGGTATATGGCGAATACATTCAAGAGCCTGCGGTTGAACTCACTAAGCTATTAGCCTCTCACCTTCCCGAAAATTTAGAAAAAACATACCTGACAAACTCAGGGACCGAAGCTATAGATGGCGCTATGAAACTGGCCAGACGTGCTACAGGAAGAAGTGAAATTATTGCTGCTCATCATGCCTATCATGGCAATACTATGGGTGCTTTAAGTGTTATGGGTTATGAAGAACGTAAGCGTGCGTTTAGACCTTTAATTCCTGATGTCAGGTTTATCCATTTCAATCGTATCGCGGATATTTCACAGATTACATCAAAAACCGCTGCTGTACTATTAGAAACAATTCAAGGTGGCGCTGGTTTTATAGAACCTAAAGATGGTTATCTTGCAAAAGTTAAAGCGAAGTGTGATGCTGTGGGCGCCTTATTAATTCTTGATGAGATTCAGCCCGGAATTGGTCGCACTGGAAAATTATTCGGTTTTGAACATTTCAACTGCATACCTGATATACTAGTAACTGGCAAGGGTTTGGGTGGCGGAATGCCTATAGGTGCTTTTACTGCTTCAGCTAAATATATGAATTTACTTCAAGACAATCCTAAATTAGGCCACATCACGACATTTGGCGGACATCCAGTAATTGCTGCTGCTGCTTTAGCAACTTTAAAAGAGATAACAACATCAAATTTAATGAATGACGTCTTGGTAAAAGAGCAACTAATACGGCAGCATTTGCAACACCCTCTAATTAGTGAAATTCGTGGACGCGGATTAATGTTAGCTGCAATAACTCATTCTCCAGATATCACTAATGAAGTCATTTTACGATGTCAGGAACAAGGATTAATCTTGTTTTGGTTGCTTTTTGAACCAAAAGCAATTAGAATTACACCTCCTTTAACCATTTCCAAAGCCGAAATCATCAAAGGATGTAAGATAATAACTCAGGTTTTAGAATCTATATCAAGTTAG
- a CDS encoding DUF368 domain-containing protein: MRRQLKDYIFITLKGIAMGAADVVPGVSGGTIAFISGIYEELIESIDKIDMSVFKTWKAHGFKSAWNSFNGSFLLALFSGIAISILSLAKLIKWLLHNEPILLWSFFFGLVLASILFIGKQIENWSTSTIVAIMVTSILSYYITLAEPFASPDSSMYLLFCGFIAIIAMILPGVSGAFILLILGAYETAINTVNNLIEGVSSGNWELLKDALLKFFLLGVGAIIGLKVFSKLLNWMFKHKKNLTLAILTGFMIGSLNKIWPWKKILKTRINSEGMEVTVLDESILPSSYAGDSQMLFAVLIVVIGFATILILESFGNKKPNT, encoded by the coding sequence ATGCGAAGACAACTTAAGGACTATATTTTCATTACACTTAAAGGAATTGCCATGGGAGCAGCAGATGTTGTCCCTGGTGTTTCCGGTGGAACAATTGCCTTCATTTCTGGGATTTACGAAGAGCTTATCGAAAGCATAGATAAGATTGATATGAGTGTTTTTAAAACTTGGAAAGCACACGGATTTAAATCGGCATGGAATTCTTTCAACGGTAGCTTTCTTCTTGCATTATTCTCAGGAATTGCCATTAGTATTTTATCCCTTGCCAAATTGATTAAGTGGTTGTTGCACAATGAACCAATTTTATTATGGTCTTTCTTTTTCGGGCTTGTTTTAGCGAGTATTTTATTTATCGGTAAGCAAATTGAAAACTGGTCAACCTCGACCATAGTAGCTATAATGGTAACGTCTATTCTATCCTACTATATTACCTTGGCCGAACCTTTTGCATCTCCCGACAGTTCAATGTACTTATTGTTTTGTGGATTTATTGCAATCATTGCTATGATATTGCCTGGTGTTTCAGGCGCCTTTATATTATTGATACTGGGTGCTTATGAAACCGCAATTAACACAGTAAACAATCTTATAGAAGGTGTTTCTTCTGGAAACTGGGAACTCTTAAAAGACGCCTTATTAAAGTTTTTCCTATTAGGTGTTGGCGCTATCATTGGTTTAAAAGTCTTTTCAAAGCTTTTAAACTGGATGTTTAAGCATAAAAAGAATCTAACATTAGCCATTCTTACAGGATTTATGATTGGGTCTTTAAATAAAATATGGCCATGGAAAAAAATTCTTAAAACTAGGATTAATTCCGAAGGTATGGAAGTTACCGTATTAGATGAAAGTATTTTACCATCCTCCTATGCAGGTGATAGTCAAATGTTATTTGCAGTACTAATAGTGGTCATCGGATTTGCGACCATTCTTATTCTTGAAAGTTTCGGTAACAAAAAGCCAAACACCTAA
- a CDS encoding 1-acyl-sn-glycerol-3-phosphate acyltransferase: MRWLAKFIYYTLLGWKITGNTNFSKDELKKAVIIAVPHTSWYDFLIGILLRKIVNVKTNFVGKKELFRWPFGWYFRAVGGAPLDRTSGQNKVEAIAKLFEGKDEFRLTLAPEGTRKKVKEWRTGFYYIAKAAQVPIIMFTLDFKNKQNHISEPFYPTDDVEADFRYMKSFYKDVVGKKPEYS; encoded by the coding sequence ATGCGCTGGCTGGCTAAATTTATCTACTATACACTTTTAGGTTGGAAAATTACTGGAAACACTAATTTCTCAAAGGACGAACTCAAGAAGGCGGTTATCATTGCCGTACCTCATACAAGTTGGTATGATTTCTTAATCGGTATTTTACTTCGGAAAATTGTAAATGTAAAAACTAATTTTGTTGGAAAAAAAGAATTGTTTCGTTGGCCTTTTGGTTGGTACTTTAGAGCGGTAGGGGGAGCGCCATTGGATAGAACTTCCGGGCAGAACAAAGTTGAGGCAATAGCTAAATTATTTGAGGGAAAAGATGAGTTTCGTTTAACTCTGGCTCCAGAGGGCACTAGGAAAAAGGTAAAAGAATGGCGAACAGGATTCTATTATATTGCCAAAGCTGCACAAGTTCCTATTATTATGTTTACTCTGGATTTTAAAAATAAACAAAATCACATTTCTGAACCCTTTTATCCAACTGATGATGTTGAAGCCGACTTCAGGTATATGAAATCATTTTACAAAGATGTCGTTGGTAAAAAACCAGAATATTCATAA
- a CDS encoding iron-containing alcohol dehydrogenase family protein yields the protein MSYKNYPMVSRVVFGRGSFNQLGDILAPKRLNIKAPFIFLVDDVFKGDPIISSRLPLAYDDQLLYISANNEPKTSQVDALVEKIILSHKDRPSGVIGIGGGTILDLAKAVSIMLTNEGEAKDYQGWDLVKTPAIYHVGIPTISGTGAEVSRTTVLTGPDKKLGINSDFTPFDQVILDPELTVGVPKDQWFYTGMDCYIHCVESLDGTYLNAFSQSYGEKALELCKEIFTQDILSEKEAQDKLMMASWHGGMSIAYSQVGVAHAMSYGLSYLLGTKHGIGNCIVFDHLEEFYPEGVKLFKSMKEKHKIELPQGVCANLHDDEFDIMIDVALGLAPLWENAIGKNWQQVITREKLKNLYQKM from the coding sequence ATGAGTTATAAAAATTATCCAATGGTGTCCAGAGTTGTTTTTGGACGAGGCAGTTTTAATCAGTTAGGAGATATCCTAGCACCAAAACGGTTAAACATTAAAGCACCATTTATTTTTTTAGTCGATGATGTATTTAAGGGAGATCCAATTATAAGTTCAAGATTACCGTTGGCTTATGACGATCAATTGCTTTATATATCTGCCAATAATGAGCCTAAAACGTCTCAAGTAGATGCGTTAGTGGAAAAAATAATTTTGTCTCATAAAGATAGGCCTTCAGGTGTTATTGGTATTGGCGGTGGCACTATATTAGATCTCGCTAAGGCGGTTTCAATTATGCTTACCAATGAAGGTGAAGCTAAAGATTATCAAGGTTGGGATTTGGTAAAAACACCAGCCATTTATCATGTAGGTATTCCTACAATTTCTGGAACAGGCGCAGAAGTTTCACGAACTACCGTGCTTACAGGGCCTGATAAAAAATTAGGAATTAATTCAGACTTCACGCCATTTGATCAGGTGATTTTAGATCCTGAGCTAACCGTTGGTGTTCCAAAAGATCAATGGTTTTATACGGGAATGGATTGCTATATCCATTGTGTTGAATCACTCGACGGCACTTATCTCAACGCATTTAGTCAGAGTTATGGCGAAAAAGCCTTAGAGTTATGTAAAGAAATTTTTACTCAAGACATACTTTCAGAAAAAGAAGCACAAGATAAATTGATGATGGCCTCTTGGCATGGTGGGATGAGTATAGCGTATTCACAGGTTGGAGTAGCTCACGCCATGAGCTATGGGTTGTCTTATCTTCTTGGAACTAAACATGGAATCGGAAATTGTATTGTTTTTGATCATCTTGAAGAATTTTACCCAGAAGGAGTCAAACTTTTCAAATCGATGAAAGAAAAACATAAAATTGAACTACCACAAGGGGTTTGTGCGAATCTCCATGATGACGAATTTGATATTATGATTGACGTAGCTCTGGGGTTAGCACCTCTTTGGGAGAATGCCATAGGTAAAAATTGGCAACAAGTTATTACTAGAGAAAAGCTTAAAAACTTATATCAAAAGATGTAA
- a CDS encoding DUF368 domain-containing protein, whose translation MESVRTLKDRVFLVIKGLGMGAANKVPGVSGGVVAFVAGFYEEFIYSLQRVNKTALKFLLNGRFKSFYRYINGRFLGLLFLGMIISYFSVSKVLDYFLQYYQLYVWSMFFGMIIGSIYYINKDFKDWNYKSIISLLIGITLGIGISFLDPATENDNLLFVFFCGIISVSGMTLPGFSGSFILILFGNYVLLLVDSVNALFDTFAEMLTGDFSFIENEIRIRLLKVLTMFTLGSVAGLVTFSHVLNYVLHHYKSITIASIIGFIIGSLGVVWPWKETVYKLNLNGDLILDSRGEKIISNYERFLPELNSETYIAIAYIIFGILIVLALEWYGQRTKRKL comes from the coding sequence ATGGAAAGTGTAAGAACACTTAAAGATCGCGTATTCTTAGTTATCAAGGGACTCGGAATGGGAGCTGCCAATAAGGTGCCTGGAGTATCTGGTGGTGTTGTTGCCTTTGTTGCTGGATTCTATGAAGAATTTATTTACTCCTTACAACGGGTGAATAAAACGGCTCTTAAATTCTTGTTGAATGGCCGCTTTAAGAGTTTCTATCGCTATATCAATGGTAGATTTCTCGGACTACTCTTCTTAGGGATGATTATTAGTTATTTTAGCGTGTCTAAAGTCTTAGATTATTTTCTTCAGTATTATCAATTATATGTTTGGAGTATGTTCTTCGGAATGATTATCGGCTCTATTTACTACATCAATAAAGACTTCAAAGATTGGAATTATAAAAGCATCATCTCTTTATTGATAGGAATAACACTTGGTATTGGAATCAGTTTCTTAGATCCGGCAACCGAAAATGACAATCTGTTATTTGTCTTTTTCTGCGGAATAATTAGTGTCTCTGGAATGACGCTTCCGGGCTTTTCTGGATCATTTATATTAATTTTATTTGGAAATTATGTGTTGCTTTTAGTAGATTCAGTTAATGCTTTATTTGACACTTTCGCCGAAATGCTTACTGGTGATTTTAGTTTTATTGAAAATGAAATTAGAATACGCTTATTAAAGGTGCTTACAATGTTCACTTTAGGATCAGTGGCAGGTTTAGTAACGTTTTCTCATGTTTTAAATTACGTGCTTCATCACTATAAAAGCATTACTATAGCTTCAATCATTGGTTTTATAATTGGGTCATTAGGTGTGGTATGGCCGTGGAAAGAAACCGTTTATAAACTTAACCTTAACGGTGACTTAATACTAGATTCAAGAGGCGAAAAGATCATTTCAAATTATGAGCGTTTTCTTCCAGAATTAAACAGTGAAACTTATATTGCAATTGCTTATATTATATTCGGCATCCTAATAGTATTGGCCTTGGAATGGTATGGTCAACGTACAAAACGGAAATTATGA
- a CDS encoding tetratricopeptide repeat protein: protein MLKTNNVLFFDSSEFENIIHHYLEMGKIAIAKKAVKLGLEQHPTSINLKLFQTELFVLENKFDDANKLLDELHSLDPRNEEIFIQKANVLSKQDMHEKAVNTLLIALELSSDDEGISDLYALIGMEYLFLDQFDNARTYFKKCLDIDMEDYSALYNVIYCYDFLDENQDAIMFLNGYVDKNPYCEVAWHQLGRQYFTIKEYDKALAAFDFAIISDDNFVGAYLEKGKVLEKKKMHLEAIENYKITLALDEPTSFALLRIGHCYDKLGKDDLAVQYFYKTVHEDPLLDKGWIAITKFYNRKQNYQKALFYINKAINIDAENVIYWKLYAQINHRLNFLEEAERGYKKTLDLGNYELQTWLSRADILIALGEFEASVINLIQAAEFYPETAEIEFRLAGLHFTLHESSKGHYHLKNALVLNHEYDFILEELFPNVMLKPTVLQVISESKN from the coding sequence ATGCTCAAAACCAACAATGTTTTGTTCTTTGATTCTTCTGAATTTGAAAACATCATTCATCATTACCTTGAAATGGGTAAAATAGCAATAGCTAAAAAAGCTGTTAAACTAGGACTCGAGCAACATCCAACATCGATTAATTTAAAGTTGTTTCAAACAGAACTATTTGTACTTGAAAACAAATTTGACGATGCGAATAAATTATTAGATGAGTTGCATTCTCTTGACCCAAGGAATGAAGAAATATTCATTCAGAAAGCCAATGTATTATCTAAGCAAGATATGCATGAGAAAGCCGTAAACACCTTATTGATTGCATTGGAGCTTTCCAGTGATGACGAGGGTATTAGTGACTTGTACGCCCTCATAGGAATGGAATACCTCTTTCTTGATCAATTTGATAATGCTAGAACTTATTTCAAAAAATGTCTTGACATCGATATGGAAGACTATTCTGCCTTATACAATGTGATTTATTGTTATGACTTCTTGGATGAAAATCAAGACGCTATTATGTTTTTAAATGGCTATGTAGATAAAAATCCGTATTGTGAAGTGGCATGGCATCAATTAGGACGTCAGTATTTTACGATTAAAGAATACGACAAGGCATTGGCTGCTTTTGATTTCGCAATAATATCTGATGACAATTTTGTAGGAGCTTACCTTGAAAAAGGAAAAGTTCTAGAAAAGAAAAAAATGCATCTCGAGGCTATAGAGAATTACAAAATCACATTAGCTCTAGATGAGCCAACGTCTTTTGCGCTATTGCGCATAGGTCACTGTTATGATAAACTCGGGAAAGATGATCTGGCTGTTCAGTATTTTTATAAAACCGTTCATGAAGATCCGTTATTAGATAAAGGATGGATAGCAATCACGAAATTCTACAATAGGAAACAAAATTACCAAAAAGCCTTATTCTATATTAATAAAGCTATCAATATTGATGCTGAAAATGTCATTTATTGGAAACTTTATGCGCAAATTAACCATCGCCTTAATTTTCTTGAAGAGGCAGAACGCGGGTATAAGAAAACATTAGACTTAGGTAATTATGAATTACAAACCTGGTTATCCAGAGCTGATATTTTAATTGCTTTAGGTGAGTTTGAGGCATCAGTCATAAATTTAATACAGGCGGCCGAATTTTACCCGGAAACAGCCGAAATTGAATTCCGTTTGGCAGGACTGCATTTCACACTGCATGAGAGCAGTAAAGGGCATTACCACCTAAAAAATGCATTAGTACTCAATCATGAGTATGATTTTATATTAGAAGAGCTATTTCCAAATGTCATGCTAAAACCTACGGTACTTCAGGTCATTTCAGAATCTAAAAATTAG